In Zingiber officinale cultivar Zhangliang chromosome 1A, Zo_v1.1, whole genome shotgun sequence, the DNA window ACATATGGGGAGACCTGAAATAGATAGGCCCAAAGCAGGttaggttgaccggatgtttacGGGGAAACCCGAAGTAGTTCAAGAGTGATTGGACACGGATATTTAGAGAGAGACCTGAGAAGGCCCGAAACATATCAGAGCGGTCGGATACTTGCGGAGAGGCTCAGAGCTAGTGATAATGACTAGATACTCGCGAGGAGGTTTGGAGCAGGTTAAGATGATCGGATACTCGTGGGAAAATTTGGACTATAagaataatggtggtcttttGTTTGAGTAGAAAATTGTTAGGGATTCAATCATCAAAACCTCACACAttagaaagatttagaaaaaattatgagTTTAAAATAATGTAAGAAATTTTTATTGACGTGACATCTTTTAGATAAAGCTAAAAATTAATATCATGAGGCctatgttaaaataaaaaatattatactaTTTATCACATCCTTATGTCTCAATAGAGATTGAGCCGACGGTTTTAACGAGGATGGGACGGTGGTTGAATTTGGTATTGACGAAGGTGATGTGGAAGGCCATGAAGTGGAGGGCGTCGAAGTGGAGCATGGCGTTGATGTGGCCTTGGGCTGGCAATGGAAAGCACACAGCGTGGAGCTTGCCAGTTGCCGTGGGATGATGGATCTCTCCCTATGCTCTTTGTATTAGGACTGCGATGTTTTTGtggttttaaatttttgaatagtCCCTTTATATTCAAGATCGATTGATATGTTGCCGTGGGGGCAAAAACATGTGACAATTGATGCAAGAAGAAAATAAACATATGATAATATGATGGTAAAATGATAAATTCAGTTAGTAATaagataatataataataaaatatgataagtATTTTTGTCAATCGTCCTTAGACTAACATGAAAAAGAAGTTAAATCATGAATAATTATTAATCAATTAGTACAAGTGACAAAATACGGAGGAAGGTATGCTCAAGATTCAGTGACTCCAATATTTATTTAGTGTAGAAATTCGGATTACACTGATAAACTATATGAAAATATTCCATTAACATAAtcgttcatatatatatatatatatatatatatatatatatattcaatctGGTTCTTCTTCCAATCTTTTCTTTCACTCTTGAAATTATTTCACTCTTTTGTAATTATCTCCTTGATAATCCTCTCCAAATTTATCCAAGATCCTCCACCAGGTTTGGCTGCCTCAAATGCTTTCTCTTTCCACTCCAttgccttcttcttcatctcctttcCCTTCTGCCCTCTCATCAGCTCCACGATTAATCTCGCCACCTCTTCCCTCTTAACATCTTCATTAATCTCCATCCCAATGCCCCAAACAGAGCATATGTACCTACAATTTATTTGCTGTTCTGCAAAGAATGGCCAACAGAGCATAGGAACCCCCGCGCATATGCTTTCCGTTGTAGAATTCCATCCACAGTGCGTCAAGAAACCTCCAACTGCAGCATGAGACAACACTCTCTGTTGCGGGCACCAGCTTGTAATGAAGCTCCTTCCTTTGGCCATCTCCGAGAACTCTTGTGGCAACAACGCCGTGTCTCCCACAACCAGGTCAGGTCTAATAACCCAAAGGAACGCGCATCCACTGTTGGCCAGACCCCATGCGAACTCCAAGAGTTGTCCACTCGTCAAGTTTGCCATGCTACCAAAGTTGACATACAACACAGAACCCGGTTCCTTTTCGTCTAACCATTCCACGCAACCCAAGTCCTCTTTCCACAGGTTTAATCTATCCAACGATTTGATTGACGAATCATTGGGAATGCACTGAGAAAGCAGGCACATGGGGCCGATGTCGAACACGGGAGGTAGCATCGATGAGCATGCGTTAAGCAGTGGTGATTCTAATTCAGAGAACGAGTTGAAGATGATTGCTGTGGCTTGGTGAGACGCATGAATCTCATCAATGATATTGTTGAGCAATATGTCATCTCGGTTGGTGGTTCGTATGAAACTCGACAAGTCTCTCAAGCGGACCTCTATCATTCCTGGTATCGAATCAATGACGGTATCCAGGTACCCATTTGTAAGATCATCTTCACCTAATATTAACAAATTATTACTATTATTAGTTTGACCATGACGCATTAGCTGACCGTCTATAGCTATATTTCAACTTCAGTTTTACTTACTTTTCAATGGGATGATTCCCCTCTGCATCAACTCCTTGCAGTAGTAGAAGACCATGAAGCCACACACGCTACATGCGCAGTAAAATACATTAGGGATCCCCAATTTGGTGGtggcatcaagggtaaagctggCGAAGGAGTCTGAGATCACGCAATTAACGGGCGGCACACCAGAGTTCGGATCGTTCATTGCAGATAAAAGCTTGAGAAAAGGAGCAGGGCAGTTGTTTTTGATTGCTAGACCGAGATTAGGAATGTCTTGTTTGTGTTCGTCGCTGTCGTTGGAGGGTGAGATCCCGTCAGGGATGCTGGCGAAGCGGAAGTCAGGGAGGCCGTCGAGGGAGGCGAGTGATTCAGGATTCTTGAGAAAGCGACGGTGGACGAACTCGGTGTTGACAAAGGTGATGAAGAAGCCCTTGGAGTGGAGGACTTTGGCGAAGTTGAGCATGGAGTTGATGTGGCCCTGAGCGGGGATTGCCATGCACACGAGATGAGCTTTGGTTGAGGACCTCATGTCTTGTTTGCCTTGGATAGAAACTCAAGGGATATAACCAATTCGAGCTTTATATATTGcattaaattgattttttaagttaaaattattttaattaaatctgaacaatttttaaataaaataataaaaatatttaaatataacaataatttatatgtaataatattaataaaataaaataaaataaaaatatttgtttactgaattagttttcttggcaGCCAAGATGGCTGCTTGTTTTCTGAATCAGTTTTCTTGACAGCCAAGATGCCTCCCTCAACTCTGTGGTGTTGAATGAAGTGAGTGGGCACCAGTGCAAATCTAAGGCTTGCGTGTGATGACcattttctttggtttcttcGTGGGCATGCAAGTAGCACGACGTGTTCATGGATCCATAACCATGGTTATTTTCTTTTGTCTCCACGCCGGCAAGTGGCACGGCGGGTCCATGGACCATAACGATGGTCATTTTTTTATGGGCTCGTCGTTGGCAAGTAGCACTACGTGTCACATCCAAAACGCATCTCTTTTCCTTTGTACTCATCTGTTTGGTTCACGTGAGCAAAAGTAGATGTTTTTGTTACGGAGCGCGGATCCTGACATCCGTAAAACGTAGACCAATTTTGGTTCTCGTGAGCAAAAGTAGATGTTTTTGTTACGGAGCGTGGATCCACACATCCGTAAAACATAGACCAATATTGATAGAGTATGATTCTTACTTATATTATTTGTGAGGTCATCATTCTTCATCGATAATGGAAAATGATCCATCTTTTGATTTAGATTTTACGGACTAAAGTATCTAAGCTATTTGTTACGGTGGCATCTTAGCATGACATATATGATATATGCAGCACTGTAGTACAGTTAGAGCTATTAATTTGAATGGGGGTATATCGGATTAGTCTGTAGTTAGAGCTGTTAATTTCAATAGGCTATATCGGATGAGTCTGTGTCCATTCGACAGtggattgaattaaaattttatcaattttattttattttaggttGATCTATCAATTTAAATAGATTATGCTGAGATTTTATCAATCTAAGTCTGTCATAAGTCGATCCGTCTAAGCTCGCAATCCGTACAAGTTGATCCGCGATGGGCTTAAGTTGACTGATGAATTGAGAAATATTTATAAGTCAAGTTTTATATTAGTTTATTATATTTTTACCGTACTTATTTTTCATAGTATAtatctatttatatttaaaatattcatgtctagatatatttgattgataaaatattttcaactaaaattttaaaaatatttttttttaacaaattttttttgatTAATCGTGTATGGATTGGTCTGTCTAATTTATAACCAACCTTAAATTAGATTGAGTTAGAAATTTCTCAATCCATCGATAATGAATCCATCCGCCCCTCCCTACCGTGCCAAATGACTAATCCATCATAGACAGCCTAACCCCACCACAAACCGTTGGTTCGTCCCATCATGGACTGAGCGCCGCTAAGGATCCCTATTTCTCATTCTGGAACTTAAaagaaaattcatttaaaaaactaggaaatataaaaattaaaatttaaaatagtgaAAAGAAGATGGATGATAACACAAGAATTATATAACAGCAAAAGGAAATTCACTGCGAAATAAGAACGGTAAATTATATGTGAATAAAAATATAAACAGTTCGTATTTATCAGATGGTAATGGAAATGGAAATAAGATTTGAATGATATGAGAATTTTATTGTGTACGAAATTTTAGTCTCACGTTCAAAGTTTTACGGGAAGGTTGTTGGTTTAATTGAGAAGCATTGGAACTTTATTGTGTATGGAAATTTTAATCTCATATTGGAATTCTATTGTGCTTTTGAAGACGT includes these proteins:
- the LOC122019654 gene encoding 7-deoxyloganetin glucosyltransferase-like — translated: MRSSTKAHLVCMAIPAQGHINSMLNFAKVLHSKGFFITFVNTEFVHRRFLKNPESLASLDGLPDFRFASIPDGISPSNDSDEHKQDIPNLGLAIKNNCPAPFLKLLSAMNDPNSGVPPVNCVISDSFASFTLDATTKLGIPNVFYCACSVCGFMVFYYCKELMQRGIIPLKSEDDLTNGYLDTVIDSIPGMIEVRLRDLSSFIRTTNRDDILLNNIIDEIHASHQATAIIFNSFSELESPLLNACSSMLPPVFDIGPMCLLSQCIPNDSSIKSLDRLNLWKEDLGCVEWLDEKEPGSVLYVNFGSMANLTSGQLLEFAWGLANSGCAFLWVIRPDLVVGDTALLPQEFSEMAKGRSFITSWCPQQRVLSHAAVGGFLTHCGWNSTTESICAGVPMLCWPFFAEQQINCRYICSVWGIGMEINEDVKREEVARLIVELMRGQKGKEMKKKAMEWKEKAFEAAKPGGGSWINLERIIKEIITKE